The Candidatus Hydrogenedentota bacterium genome contains a region encoding:
- the gspE gene encoding type II secretion system ATPase GspE, with product MKTGQDLQLGEILIRNEFAHPDQINEALELQKIRPKRLGELLLDLGYVDEEQVLTALGEQFNIPFVDELGDDVEAALTTKVPISFIREYHMVPYKRNGTGFLVAVNDPVNLLPLDDLRLLLGGPVSPVLCRKGDVQKIIDGYFEQQNENAADMIDSITMAEKDTEYKSLESMGSERDLLDLANEAPIIKLINLVITGAVKERASDIHIEPFEKEVRVRYRIDGVLYEKFAVPRGQQAAVISRVKIMADLNIAEHRLPQDGRIKIRLSGKEIDIRVSVIPIAHGERVVMRILEKGSFLFSLEHLGMEEKDRTQLDKIIQSSHGIFLVTGPTGSGKSTTLYAALQRVNSPDKNIITVEDPIEYQLEGIGQIQVAPKIGLTFAAGLRSILRQDPDIILIGEIRDMETAEMAVQASLTGHLVFSTLHTNDSAGAITRLVNMGIEPFLVTSSTIAIQAQRLVRRICDACREAYTPELETWRELGIEPPAKEKQILYRAVGCKKCSERGYKGRTGIFELLLMTPRIQEMALQGVDSNQIKREARKYGMRTLREDGAHRAMLGLTSAEEILRVTRNDMEEEFMG from the coding sequence ATGAAAACAGGCCAAGACCTGCAACTGGGCGAGATCCTGATCCGCAATGAGTTCGCGCACCCCGACCAGATAAACGAAGCACTGGAACTCCAGAAGATCCGGCCCAAGCGTCTGGGCGAGCTGCTCCTCGATCTCGGCTATGTGGACGAAGAGCAGGTGCTCACGGCGCTGGGCGAGCAGTTCAATATCCCCTTCGTGGACGAACTGGGCGACGACGTGGAGGCGGCGCTGACGACGAAGGTGCCCATTTCCTTCATCCGCGAGTACCACATGGTGCCCTACAAGCGGAACGGCACCGGCTTCCTTGTGGCGGTGAACGATCCGGTCAACCTGCTGCCTCTGGACGACCTGCGGCTGCTGCTGGGCGGCCCTGTTTCGCCCGTGCTCTGCCGCAAGGGCGATGTGCAGAAGATCATCGACGGCTATTTCGAGCAGCAGAACGAAAACGCCGCCGACATGATCGACAGCATCACGATGGCGGAGAAGGACACGGAGTACAAGTCGCTGGAGAGCATGGGATCCGAGCGGGACCTGCTCGATCTGGCGAACGAAGCCCCCATCATCAAGCTGATCAACCTGGTAATCACGGGCGCGGTCAAAGAGCGCGCCTCCGATATTCACATCGAGCCTTTCGAAAAAGAAGTGCGCGTCCGCTACCGCATCGACGGCGTCCTGTACGAGAAGTTCGCCGTGCCCCGGGGCCAGCAGGCCGCGGTGATCTCCCGCGTGAAGATCATGGCGGATTTGAACATCGCCGAGCACCGCCTCCCGCAGGACGGGCGCATCAAGATCCGCCTGAGCGGCAAGGAGATCGACATCCGTGTGTCGGTCATTCCCATCGCCCACGGCGAGCGCGTGGTGATGCGTATTCTGGAGAAGGGGAGCTTTCTTTTCAGCCTGGAGCACCTCGGCATGGAGGAAAAAGATCGCACCCAGCTCGACAAAATCATTCAGAGCTCCCACGGTATCTTTCTGGTGACGGGGCCCACCGGCTCGGGCAAATCCACCACGCTTTATGCCGCGCTACAGCGGGTGAATTCGCCGGACAAGAACATCATCACGGTGGAAGACCCCATCGAATACCAGCTTGAGGGCATCGGCCAGATCCAGGTTGCGCCGAAGATCGGCCTGACCTTCGCGGCGGGCCTGCGCAGTATCCTGCGCCAGGACCCGGATATTATTCTGATCGGCGAAATCCGCGATATGGAAACGGCGGAGATGGCGGTGCAGGCCTCGCTCACGGGCCACCTGGTGTTTTCCACACTGCACACCAACGACAGCGCCGGCGCGATCACGCGACTGGTCAACATGGGCATCGAGCCTTTCCTGGTGACCTCGTCCACCATCGCGATTCAGGCGCAGCGCCTGGTGCGGCGCATCTGCGACGCCTGCCGCGAGGCCTACACACCCGAGCTGGAAACCTGGCGCGAGTTGGGCATCGAGCCGCCCGCGAAGGAAAAGCAGATCCTGTATCGCGCGGTGGGGTGCAAGAAGTGCTCCGAGCGCGGCTACAAAGGCCGGACCGGTATTTTCGAGCTGCTGTTGATGACCCCGCGCATTCAGGAGATGGCGCTGCAGGGCGTGGACTCCAACCAGATCAAGCGCGAGGCCCGGAAGTACGGCATGCGGACGCTGCGCGAAGACGGCGCCCACCGGGCCATGCTCGGCCTGACCTCGGCGGAAGAAATTCTCCGCGTGACGCGGAACGACATGGAAGAAGAGTTTATGGGCTGA
- the gspD gene encoding type II secretion system secretin GspD, with protein sequence MLKRCIACFAVHLLALGLFTAVPAPAQEEQEVVEEVPVEEAPAEEAPAEEAPVDEHAVEEIPVQEVPESGTSTRRPSSGTSTRPPSGTTTTRPRVNRPQPLTPPAARPQPPQVPGGAKLADTPAAPALPPGATPDEDALFNFNDQPLIQVIQHIAMLTGKNFDIDPNIGATTVTIITHDKFPPEMAYEVLESVLNSRGYSLVENLDGKLIQVIPTPDAPGSGKTGIQEGITADNIPEGYDTFSTHVVPIKYADPAEISTALTLLGTKNAKVDTYQPTSTLIITDTANGLRRMLKFIELADIPGNDTTMDIFTLEYTRAEVVATQLEQVLLAPEGAGAAQNTSRTTTTRPQSATTRPTRPTTRTVPGAEASAVIGSNEEVLRMVPDERLNSLIVVATEGMMEQVRDLVKRLDTPVPYEQNNMHIYELLNADAELMEQALQPLIGTAPRRQEGGGGGGAAAAAGGAGGGGGSSGSSEVQPFEQKVQIARYDQTNSLLILASPQDYKQLEAYIARLDVPQRQVYVKASVMDVALNDTFNLQVNAASISGSDGFGLTDTSLLPVTDLATALTNPTGAGAGLLSSVLSLGDSGGISAGIFDDITVEYGGREFNIPFVPVLFQALETLSDLEVLSQPSLTTIDNEESSITVGKEVPFITGSSRPQTTTGGTDGEINSSFGTTRIEREDVGVKLKVTPQISEGDNVLLETEIEVSDIADTDPRVGTPDIVGPTTNKSLFTSKVLVKDGSTAVLAGLIRDSTNRTRNQAPLLGDAPVLGWLFRSKKDTRQKSNLVVLVTPHIVKENVDMERLTLHKLNEYHDANLDELFEAGFFKKVKKKQEYRKSHRPTFDESAAITGRDTGSGASDSFRRGDMKR encoded by the coding sequence GTGCTGAAGCGATGCATCGCCTGTTTTGCAGTACACCTCCTTGCCCTGGGCCTGTTTACCGCCGTGCCGGCGCCCGCCCAGGAGGAGCAGGAGGTTGTCGAGGAAGTTCCCGTGGAAGAGGCCCCCGCCGAGGAAGCCCCTGCGGAAGAAGCGCCGGTCGACGAGCACGCGGTCGAAGAGATTCCCGTGCAGGAGGTGCCCGAGAGCGGCACGAGCACGCGCCGTCCCTCCAGCGGCACATCGACGCGGCCCCCCAGCGGTACCACGACGACCCGCCCCCGTGTGAACCGCCCCCAGCCGCTGACCCCGCCGGCCGCGCGTCCCCAGCCGCCCCAGGTTCCCGGCGGCGCGAAGCTGGCCGATACCCCGGCGGCCCCCGCGCTGCCGCCCGGCGCCACGCCGGACGAAGACGCGCTGTTCAATTTCAACGACCAGCCTCTGATCCAGGTGATCCAGCACATCGCCATGTTGACGGGCAAGAACTTCGACATCGATCCCAATATCGGCGCGACCACGGTGACCATTATCACCCACGACAAGTTTCCGCCGGAAATGGCCTACGAAGTGCTCGAATCCGTGCTGAACAGCCGGGGCTACTCGCTGGTGGAAAATCTGGATGGCAAGCTGATTCAGGTCATCCCCACGCCCGACGCGCCCGGATCGGGCAAGACGGGGATCCAGGAAGGTATTACCGCCGACAATATCCCCGAGGGTTACGACACCTTCTCGACCCACGTGGTGCCGATCAAGTACGCCGACCCGGCCGAGATTTCCACGGCGCTGACCCTGCTGGGCACGAAGAACGCCAAGGTGGACACGTATCAGCCGACGAGCACGCTGATTATCACCGACACGGCAAACGGTCTTCGCCGCATGTTGAAATTCATTGAGCTTGCGGACATCCCCGGCAACGACACGACCATGGATATCTTTACGCTGGAGTATACCCGGGCGGAAGTCGTGGCCACCCAGTTGGAGCAGGTGCTCCTGGCGCCCGAGGGTGCCGGCGCGGCACAGAATACGAGCCGCACAACGACCACGCGCCCCCAGTCCGCGACAACCCGGCCCACCCGGCCAACCACCCGCACGGTACCCGGCGCGGAGGCCTCCGCGGTCATCGGCTCGAATGAGGAAGTGCTTCGCATGGTGCCCGATGAGCGGCTGAATTCGCTCATCGTGGTGGCCACGGAAGGCATGATGGAGCAGGTCCGCGATCTGGTGAAACGCCTGGACACGCCCGTGCCCTACGAGCAGAACAACATGCACATTTACGAACTGCTGAATGCGGATGCGGAGTTGATGGAGCAGGCGCTCCAGCCGCTCATCGGCACGGCCCCGCGGCGCCAGGAAGGTGGCGGCGGTGGCGGTGCGGCCGCGGCGGCCGGTGGAGCAGGCGGCGGCGGCGGATCTTCCGGGTCTTCGGAAGTGCAGCCCTTCGAGCAGAAGGTGCAGATCGCCCGCTACGACCAAACCAACTCGCTGCTGATTCTGGCTTCGCCCCAGGATTACAAGCAGCTCGAAGCCTATATCGCGCGGCTCGACGTGCCCCAGCGCCAGGTCTACGTGAAGGCCAGTGTGATGGACGTGGCCCTGAACGATACCTTCAACCTGCAGGTCAACGCGGCCAGCATCAGCGGCAGCGACGGTTTCGGTCTCACGGACACCTCACTGCTCCCGGTGACCGATCTGGCGACGGCCCTGACCAATCCCACGGGCGCGGGCGCGGGCCTGCTCAGCAGTGTGCTGAGTCTGGGGGATTCGGGCGGTATCAGCGCGGGTATTTTCGACGACATCACCGTGGAGTATGGTGGCCGCGAGTTCAACATCCCCTTCGTTCCGGTGCTGTTTCAGGCGCTGGAAACCCTGTCGGATCTGGAAGTGCTGTCCCAGCCGAGCCTGACCACGATTGACAACGAGGAGTCGTCCATCACGGTGGGTAAGGAAGTGCCCTTCATCACGGGCAGTTCCCGCCCCCAGACGACGACGGGCGGCACCGATGGCGAAATTAATTCCAGCTTCGGCACCACGCGAATCGAGCGCGAAGATGTGGGTGTGAAGCTGAAGGTGACCCCCCAGATCAGCGAGGGCGACAACGTCCTGCTGGAGACGGAAATCGAAGTGTCCGACATTGCCGACACGGACCCCCGCGTGGGTACGCCGGACATCGTGGGCCCGACCACGAACAAGTCCCTGTTCACCAGCAAAGTGCTGGTGAAGGACGGTTCCACGGCGGTGCTGGCGGGACTTATTCGCGATTCCACGAACCGCACGCGCAACCAGGCCCCGCTGCTGGGCGATGCGCCCGTGCTGGGCTGGCTTTTCCGCTCGAAGAAAGACACCCGCCAGAAGAGCAATCTGGTGGTGCTGGTGACGCCCCATATCGTGAAAGAAAACGTGGATATGGAGCGCCTCACGCTTCACAAGTTGAACGAGTACCACGATGCCAACCTGGATGAGCTCTTTGAGGCTGGCTTCTTCAAGAAAGTGAAGAAGAAACAGGAATACCGCAAGAGCCACCGCCCGACCTTTGACGAATCCGCGGCGATCACCGGGCGCGATACCGGATCCGGCGCGTCGGACAGTTTCCGCCGCGGCGACATGAAGAGGTAG